From the genome of Spinacia oleracea cultivar Varoflay chromosome 2, BTI_SOV_V1, whole genome shotgun sequence, one region includes:
- the LOC110792875 gene encoding lactoylglutathione lyase: MNLEVERTRLARCHNKSTLTNDISHRVISPSLIPQLSLLILTIMCCRNLIISEIKLKPKKVEFRFVHNQLRSSLVRSSMESASETKESASNNPGLHSTPDDATKGYIMQQTMFRIKDPKLSLDFYSRVLGMSLLKRLDSPTMKFSIYFLGYEDVASAPSVPVDRTVWTLSKKATIELTHYWGTESDPEFKGYHNGNSEPRGFGHIGITVDDTCKACERFEQLGVEFIKKPDDGKMKGIAFIKDPDGYWIEIFDLKTIRSVAAGAS; this comes from the exons ATGAATTTAGAAGTAGAACGCACGAGGCTCGCGAGGTGTCACAACAAGTCAACACTCACAAATGACATCTCTCATAGAGTCATTTCCCCTTCCTTAATTCCACAACTATCATTACTAATACTCACTATTATGTGCTGCAGAAACTTAATCATCTCTGAAATTAAACTCAAACCAAAAAAAGTTGAATTTCGATTTGTTCACAATCAGTTACGTAGTAGTTTAGTTAGATCATCAATGGAGTCGGCGTCAGAAACCAAGGAGTCAGCTAGTAACAATCCAGGCCTTCATTCTACACCTGATGATGCTACTAAAGGCTACATCATGCAGCAAACT ATGTTTCGAATTAAAGACCCGAAACTCAGTTTGGACTTTTACTCTCGTGTACTCGGCATGTC ACTTCTTAAGAGGTTGGATTCTCCTACGATGAAATTTAGCATATACTTCCTGGGTTATGAG GATGTTGCTTCAGCTCCAAGTGTTCCAGTGGACCGAACTGTTTGGACCCTCAGTAAGAAAGCTACAATTGAACTTACTCA CTACTGGGGTACGGAGAGTGATCCTGAATTCAAAGGTTATCACAATGGAAACTCAGAGCCTCGCGGCTTTG GACACATAGGTATTACTGTTGATGACACTTGCAAGGCATGCGAGAGATTTGAACAGTTAGGTGTGGAGTTTATAAAGAAGCCTGATGATG GTAAAATGAAAGGAATTGCATTCATAAAGGATCCTGATGGCTACTGGATTGAAATCTTTGATCTTAAGACAATTAGAAGTGTTGCTGCAGGTGCCTCTTGA
- the LOC110792871 gene encoding alpha-L-fucosidase 1 translates to MDESNKYLKILIFLLLLTFSLPSSLPLLHHPPPPPPLPLLPIPTSQQLSWQLTEMAIFFHFGTNTFTDSEWGDGKSDPSVFFPSNFDAKQWVTVAKSAGFSRVILTAKHHDGFCLWPSSYTYYSVKSSNWRGGNGDVVGDLAVAAKESGIQLGLYLSPWDRHEKCYGNTLEYNEFFLGQMTELLTRYGDIKEVWLDGAKGEGEKDMEYFFDIWFDLIHQLQPEAVIFSDAGPDVRWVGDEAGVAGSTCWSSFNRSAAKIGDTDSQYSRGGDLHGHDWVPAECDVSIRAGWFWHASEAPKSALSLLDIYYKSVGRNCLLLLNVPPNSSGLISDEDIQVLQDFADLRTSIFSNNLAKHAIVTASSTRGDSDSRFCASRVLEESIFTYWAPEKNQAHWILYIDLKDTVGFNVLQLQEPIHLGQRILFFHVDIMQDRGEWKKILNGTTIGYKRLLQIPRVEARYLRLVIEKARGDPLISFVGVHMDPYLNLTSLVDTSEKVPSNGHRFWSKFKEILYTLPYKKMSLAI, encoded by the exons ATGGATGAATCCAACAAATATCTCAAAATTCTCATCTTTCTCCTcctcctcactttctctctcccctcttccctccctcttctccaccatccaccaccaccgccaccactACCACTCCTCCCCATCCCCACCTCCCAGCAACTCTCATGGCAGCTAACAGAAATGGCCATCTTCTTCCACTTCGGCACCAACACTTTCACCGACTCCGAATGGGGCGACGGAAAATCCGACCCATCAGTCTTCTTCCCCTCCAACTTCGACGCTAAGCAGTGGGTCACCGTCGCAAAATCCGCCGGATTTTCCCGCGTCATTCTAACCGCGAAACACCATGATGGGTTCTGCCTTTGGCCGTCTTCTTACACTTATTATTCTGTGAAATCCAGTAATTGGCGAGGTGGAAATGGCGATGTTGTGGGTGATTTGGCCGTTGCTGCGAAAGAGAGTGGGATTCAATTGGGGTTGTATCTTTCTCCTTGGGATCGCCATGAGAAATGCTATGGGAATACTTTGGAGTATAATGAGTTTTTTCTGGGTCAAATGACTGAATTGCTCACTAG ATATGGGGACATCAAGGAGGTATGGTTGGATGGTGCTAAGGGGGAGGGCGAAAAGGATATGGAATATTTCTTTGACATATGGTTTGATCTAATTCATCAACTGCAACCTGAAGCAGTAATATTTTCTGATGCTGGGCCTGATGTCCGGTGGGTTGGAGATGAAGCTGGTGTTGCTGGTTCTACATGCTGGTCTTCTTTCAATAGGAGTGCTGCCAAAATCGGTGACACTGATTCACA GTATTCACGCGGAGGAGACCTACATGGGCATGATTGGGTACCTGCTGAATGTGATGTTTCCATCAGAGCTGGTTGGTTTTGGCATGCATCAGAAGCACCAAAATCTGCATTGTCTCTTCTTGATATCTACTACAAATCAGTAGGAAGAAATTGTCTTCTACTGCTAAATGTTCCCCCAAACTCATCTGGTCTTATATCAGATGAAGATATACAAGTGCTTCAAGATTTTGCTGATCTTCGGACCTCCATATTTTCCAATAATCTGGCTAAGCATGCCATTGTGACTGCCAGTAGCACACGAGGAGATAGTGATTCTCGCTTTTGTGCCTCCCGTGTACTTGAAGAAAGTATTTTTACTTATTGGGCTCCAGAAAAGAACCAAGCTCATTGGATATTGTATATAGACTTGAAGGATACAGTGGGTTTCAATGTTTTGCAACTTCAAGAACCAATTCATTTGGGGCAAAGGATCCTGTTTTTTCATGTTGATATCATGCAAGACAGGGGAGAATGGAAGAAAATTTTGAATGGGACAACTATTGGATATAAGAGACTTTTACAAATCCCGAGAGTGGAAGCTCGATACTTGAGGTTGGTGATCGAGAAAGCTCGTGGAGATCCTCTTATTTCCTTTGTTGGGGTTCATATGGATCCTTATTTAAACTTGACAAGCTTAGTTGATACATCCGAAAAGGTGCCATCAAATGGACATAGATTCTGGAGCAAGTTTAAAGAGATTCTCTATACTCTGCCATACAAGAAGATGTCTCTAGCCATCTAG
- the LOC110792873 gene encoding 40S ribosomal protein S16 — protein sequence MATPAAQAPTSAHAVQCFGRKKTAVAVTHCKTGRGLIKINGTPIELVQPEILRYKVFEPILLLGRHKFNGVDMRIRVKGGGHTSQIYAIRQSIAKALVAYYQKFVDEQQKKEIKDILIRYDRTLLVADPRRCEPKKFGGRGARSRFQKSYR from the coding sequence ATGGCAACTCCCGCCGCCCAAGCTCCGACATCCGCACACGCAGTTCAGTGCTTCGGCCGCAAGAAGACCGCCGTCGCAGTCACCCACTGCAAGACTGGCCGTGGTTTAATCAAGATCAACGGAACACCAATCGAGCTCGTGCAGCCCGAGATCCTCCGCTACAAGGTGTTCGAGCCAATCCTTCTTCTCGGCCGTCACAAATTCAATGGCGTCGACATGAGGATTCGTGTTAAGGGAGGAGGACACACCTCGCAGATCTACGCCATTCGACAGAGTATTGCTAAGGCTCTTGTTGCTTATTACCAGAAGTTTGTTGATGAGCAGCAGAAAAAGGAGATCAAGGATATTCTAATCAGGTATGATCGTACTTTGCTTGTTGCTGACCCTCGTCGTTGTGAGCCTAAGAAGTTTGGTGGTCGTGGTGCCCGTTCTAGATTCCAGAAATCTTACCGTTAG